The DNA window CGGGGCCAATCTCAGTCTGTTCACAGACCCGCCCCATCGGGATGCCGTGCAGGTAGTGCATGACCGCTGCCGTCGTGATCAACTGATTGCCATAAAGGCTTTTGGGAAGAACCTCCGGGGCGTGAGCCTGAAACACCTTTTGGCAATGAGGACAGTACTTCTTGGGAAGCCGAAAGAGTACCCGCTTGGCCTTCAGAGGCTGACTTTCGATCACCAGTCGCTCCTGCATCCCTTTTTCTTCCAGCGGCCTCCCGCAATCGGGGCACGTTGAGCCGACCTGAGCCTCCACGGACACTACCCGTTCGGCTTCAGACTCTTGGAACATTTTCCGACCTGCTCCTTTGTGCCCTAACTGTGCGCCTTTGGGTTTGCCGGTCTCCGAGTTGGTCGTATTGGCCTTTACGGGGAGCTTGGAAGAGGGGGTCGAGGAGCCGAAAACCCCCTCTTTCTCCTTCCGCTGTTGGTATTTAAGTTTCTGCTTGAGGCGTTGATTCTCCTCCATGAGGGAATCGATCTTCTGCTGTTTTTTGAGGCATTCGGAGCAGGGATAGGTAGCCATCATTCCCTCAGGCGGATGATCTCTTTTTGTACTTCGGAGATCTGTCGGATGAGAGCTTTAAGCTTCTTATAGTTTTGGACCCATTGTTTCACCTCCGCTTCGAGCTGGCGGGGGATGTAGAGGCAGACGGTTTTGCCCGCTTCTTTCCCGGTGACGAAGAGGACGGGATGTTTGGGGCCATTGTGGTGGCAGGCACAGTTTTTTTTGCCGCACTTTCGGCTCGTGGAAACGAGAGATCCTTCGATCCAGGGGTCGAGGTTTTGCAGTTGGCGGAGGAGGTTCTGGCGTTTGGTTTGGAGTTGTAATTTGTTCATATCTATATTGTACTAATACACTACAGATATGTCAAGAAAAAAAGCCTGGGGTTAAACTTTTTTCCCCCAGGCTGAAAAGGAGCTACCTATGAGAATCAAGCCCTATACGCTAAACTGAATTCCACCATGTCCGCCAAATTCCCCCCCGTCACTGAAGGGTTACGGTTGAGCAAATAAAAAAGAGCTTGAAATTGTCAAATGTGTAAACCTGACCCCCGTACTTGTGATTCACATTTTAGAATCCCATTGCCTTCCCAAGATTCTTTTGTACCTTTTGGAAGTCTTGCTGCAGTAGAGTTCCTAACTTGTGAATTATCATGCTATCTTTTATTGTTCGTATAATTCCTGTAACCAAAGACGGGTAGATAAGTCCTACCTCTTTCCATTTATCTATCTTGGTATCACCGAATAGCACCCTTTTTATATTCCCTGTGATAGCCACAACGATTACCTCTTGTCGGCCCTTGTGATAATTATCACTACTTATTATTAGGGCAGGTCTTTTCTTAGATCCGGTTCCTTCGGAAAAGCCAAAATCAACGAGAACTATATCTCCCCGTTTATATTTTATCATATGCGGCATCCTTTTCGTTATCCCATAATTCCTTTAAGACAGGATCTTGATTTAGATTCATAGTTAAAGCTGATAATCCTCTCTCTTCAGCTTCATGGCGTAAACGCTCCCGCACACTTTCAACGACATATTCCCGGATTG is part of the Deltaproteobacteria bacterium genome and encodes:
- a CDS encoding type II toxin-antitoxin system PemK/MazF family toxin: MIKYKRGDIVLVDFGFSEGTGSKKRPALIISSDNYHKGRQEVIVVAITGNIKRVLFGDTKIDKWKEVGLIYPSLVTGIIRTIKDSMIIHKLGTLLQQDFQKVQKNLGKAMGF